Part of the Vagococcus teuberi genome, CCAATCATGACTGGTCCAATGATATCGAAAACGCTATTATATTGACCCATATTTTTCCTCCATATTTATTTAATCATTGGTTTTAGTTTACCATAAAGCTTATTCTATACCTTGAATTAAGTCTTTTTTTTATTTAAATATAATGTGATAAAATGGAAAAAAACGTATATTAATTTATGAGTGGAGGAATATAGATGAAAACAGAATTAATTGTTGTTGGAACAGAGCTTCTACTTGGGCAAATAGTCAACACAAATGGGGCATATTTATCAAAAGAATTAGCAGATTTAGGTTATGAAGTTTATTTTGAAACGACGGTAGGTGATAATAAAAAAAGATTAACGGACACAATAGAATTAGCATCTACAAGAAGTGAATTAGTTATCTTATGTGGTGGGTTAGGACCAACTACAGATGATTTAACAAAAGAAGTGGTGAGTGAATTCATTCATGAACCACTAGAGTATGATGAAGAATCTCTAGAAAAAATCTATCATCTGTTTACGTCAAATGATAAAAAAATGCCTGAAAATAATAAACAACAAGCTCTAACATTTAAGAAAGGGATCACATTAAAAAATCCGACAGGACTTGCATGCGGAATTTTTATTACGGTGAATGATGTTAATTATTTACTATTACCTGGTCCACCAAGTGAATTGACAGCTATGTTTGAACAGGTTGCTAAACCTTTACTCAGAAAACTAGCTCCACATCATAAAGAATTAATATCACGTTATTTGCGATTTATTGATATAGGAGAATCACAACTTGTGACAGATTTATCTGATTTAATTGATGCACAGACTAATCCAACTGTGGCTCCCTACGCGAAATCAAATGAAGTAATGTTACGACTTACGGCGCAAAGTTCAGATTTACAAATAGCCAATCATTTACTAGATGAAATGGAAGATAAAATATTAGCTATTGAGAAAGAATTCTTCTATGGCTATGGAGAAGAGTTGACCATACAAGATGTCGCTGTTAATCAATTAAAACAAAAGGGCAAAACTCTTGCGGTGATTGACATATTAACAGATGGACAGTTCTTTACAAAAGGGATTGAGGTGAAAGGTGGGACTGATGTTGTTAAATTTGGATTAGCTCTTGAGAACAAAGACATGTTAACTACAGTATTTGATAAAACATTTGATACAAACGATGATGAGGTGCTTGGAAAAGAAATAGCAACATATAGTTTACAAAAGTTTGGCACAGATTACGTGATGGTTCTCTTAGGAGATTTAAGTCGTGGAAATGATGAATTACCAGAAGGGACTGTTTGGTTTGTCTTAGCTAGTGAAAATGGTGTGGTATGTAAAAAAAGAGTGTTTAAACGTCATCTAGCTTATATGAAGGATGGTGCCGTTAAACACGCATATAATTTTATTCGATTAAATAGTTAAAATAAAACACACGAATATTTGTTCGCTTTTTTCTTGCTTTTTTGAATAAAAAAAAGTATATTATAAAGTGAAGAGATAAATATAACTGGAGGTACATACATGTCAGATAATCGTAAAGCAGCTTTAGATGCTGCCTTAAAAAAAATAGAAAAAGATTTTGGGAAAGGTTCAGTGATGAAACTAGGTGAAAAAGTTGATACTCAGATTTCGACTGTTTCAAGTGGTTCTCTTGCCCTAGACTCAGCTTTAGGAGTTGGTGGGTACCCACGAGGTAGAATCATTGAAGTATATGGCCCAGAAAGTTCAGGAAAAACAACGGTTGCATTGCATGCTATTGCCTCAGTACAAAAAGCAGGGGGAACAGCAGCGTTTATCGATGCTGAGCATGCTTTAGATCCAAAATATGCGAGTGCCTTAGGAGTCAACATTGATGAGCTTCTTTTATCACAGCCGGATACTGGAGAACAAGGGCTAAACATTGCTGAAGCA contains:
- a CDS encoding CinA family nicotinamide mononucleotide deamidase-related protein, which codes for MKTELIVVGTELLLGQIVNTNGAYLSKELADLGYEVYFETTVGDNKKRLTDTIELASTRSELVILCGGLGPTTDDLTKEVVSEFIHEPLEYDEESLEKIYHLFTSNDKKMPENNKQQALTFKKGITLKNPTGLACGIFITVNDVNYLLLPGPPSELTAMFEQVAKPLLRKLAPHHKELISRYLRFIDIGESQLVTDLSDLIDAQTNPTVAPYAKSNEVMLRLTAQSSDLQIANHLLDEMEDKILAIEKEFFYGYGEELTIQDVAVNQLKQKGKTLAVIDILTDGQFFTKGIEVKGGTDVVKFGLALENKDMLTTVFDKTFDTNDDEVLGKEIATYSLQKFGTDYVMVLLGDLSRGNDELPEGTVWFVLASENGVVCKKRVFKRHLAYMKDGAVKHAYNFIRLNS